From Vigna unguiculata cultivar IT97K-499-35 chromosome 5, ASM411807v1, whole genome shotgun sequence, the proteins below share one genomic window:
- the LOC114184950 gene encoding putative E3 ubiquitin-protein ligase XBAT31, protein MGQRLSCVQQHEDHGLFPALASGELEVVETMVEEDPTVLELTTGHDRLSPLHVAAANGRIQVLSMLLDRSSNVDILNRLKQTPLMLAVMHGKTGCVEKLIHAGANILMFDSIRRRTCLHYAAYYGHIDCLKAILSAAHSTPVADSWGFARFVNIRDGNGATPLHLAARHRRSECLHALLDNGALVCASTGGYGYPGSTPLHMAARGGSLDCVRMLLAYGADRLQLDSSGKIPFSVALKHKHKACAALLDPSSAAPLVWPSPLKFISELSQEAKALLEKALLEANREREKAILKEVHMPPSPLHSESEDSNMASEADDMELCCICFDQVCTIEVRPCGHQMCAHCTLALCCHKKPDPATNSLSGPACPFCRGAIIQLLVAKINKSCDTEVESSPMKPRRSRKSNFSEGSSSFKSLSASFGRIAGRNSGKITDEKQWEVS, encoded by the exons ATGGGTCAGAGGCTGAGTTGCGTACAGCAGCATGAGGACCATGGTTTGTTCCCTGCACTTGCTAGCGGAGAATTGGAGGTTGTTGAgaccatggtggaagaagaccCCACTGTGCTGGAACTCACCACTGGCCATGACAGGCTCTCGCCGCTGCATGTAGCTGCTGCCAATGGTCGGATCCAG GTTCTTTCCATGTTGTTGGACAGGTCTTCCAATGTTGACATATTGAATCGCCTGAAGCAG ACCCCGTTGATGTTGGCTGTGATGCATGGAAAGACTGGTTGTGTTGAGAAGCTTATCCATGCCGGAGCAAAT ATATTGATGTTTGATTCTATACGTCGGAGAACTTGCTTGCACTATGCTGCTTATTATGGTCATATTGATTGCCTTAAGGCTATTCTTTCTGCTGCTCATTCCACACCTGTTGCAGATTCTTG GGGATTCGCAAGATTCGTCAACATAAGAGACGGAAATGGTGCTACCCCTCTGCATCTTGCAGCTCGCCACAGACGGTCTGAATGTCTTCATGCCCTTCTTGACAATGGTGCTCTTGTTTGTGCTTCAACCGGTGGATATGG TTACCCTGGAAGCACACCACTGCATATGGCTGCCCGTGGTGGTTCTTTGGACTGTGTTCGGATGTTGCTTGCTTATGGAGCAGATAGACTTCAATTAGATTCTTCTGG GAAAATACCATTTTCTGTAGCCCTGAAGCACAAGCATAAGGCATGTGCTGCCCTGCTGGATCCTTCATCAGCTGCACCACTTGTTTGGCCATCACCATTAAAGTTCATCAGTGAGCTCAGTCAAGAAGCAAAGGCCTTACTGGAGAAAGCCTTGCTTGAAGCTAACAGGGAGAGGGAAAAGGCCATACTTAAGGAGGTTCACATGCCCCCATCCCCACTGCATTCTGAGAGTGAAGACAGTAATATGGCCTCTGAG GCCGATGATATGGAGTTATGTTGCATATGCTTTGATCAAGTGTGCACAATCGAGGTCAGACCCTGTGGCCATCAAATGTGTGCTCATTGCACCCTAGCACTATGCTGTCACAAGAAGCCTGATCCTGCTACTAACTCCCTTTCTGGACCAGCTTGTCCATTTTGCCGTGGTGCCATTATTCAATTACTTGTTGCTAAGATTAACAAGAGCTGTGATACGGAAGTGGAATCCAGCCCTATGAAGCCAAGGAGATCCagaaaatcaaatttcagtgaAGGAAGCAGCAGCTTCAAGAGCTTGTCGGCCTCATTTGGAAGGATTGCTGGCCGCAATTCAGGGAAAATTACAGATGAAAAACAATGGGAGGTTTCTTGA